Below is a window of Myxococcus guangdongensis DNA.
AGCTCGCTGGCGCGCCGCAGCATGCGCATCGCCTCCGTGACGTTGCGCGCCCGGGCATGGGCGCACGCGGCGTCGTACGCGATGCTCGCGCTCGGCGCGTGATCGAGCGCCGCCTCGCCCACCGCCGCGGCCTCCGAGTACGCGCCCCGGATGAACAGCACGCGCTCCGCGCAGGAGTACGCCGCCGCGGGCTCCACGCCCGGCAGCTTGAGGGCCTCCGGCGCGCGCCCCAGGCGGATCAACGTCCCGGCGTACTCGTGCATCACCGTCCGGTCCGACGACGTCTGCCACGCCTGCTTCCACCAGTCCAAGGCGCGGGCGTCATCGCCCACCAGGGAGAAGGACGCCGCCACCGCGTGCGGCTCCACTTGAAGCCCCTGCACCTGGGAGAAGTGGTCCAGCGCCTGCCGCCCCTGGCCCTCCTTCAGCGCCACCCAGCCGAGCAGGTGGTGGGCATGGCTCGCCAGCTCCGCCGTCAGCGCGTCGCCCCCCTCCAGCACCTGCGCCCCCAGCCGCCGCGCGTCGTCCATCCGCCCCGAGTCCAGGGCGAACTTCCCCTCGCGCAACTTCTGCGCGAGCGGGTTCTCCATCGCGCCGCTGCTCAGCGTGGCCGAGGCGCTGGAGCCCAGCGCCTCGGTCAGCATCCGGAACGCCTGGTAGCCGTACATGGCGAAGAAGATGCCGGCGAACAGCCAGCCGGTGCTCAGGCTGTAGCCCACCACCGCCACGCACACGAGCAGGGCCAGCCCCTGGGACACCACCATGCCCCGGCGCGGACCGAAGATGCGCATGGACAGGGTGTTCACCAGCCGCCCGCCGTCCAGCGGCAGCACGGGCAGCATGTTGAAGATGGCCCAGATGAAGTTGGCCCCCGCGAAGGTGCGCAGGAAGAAGTCCAGCGCGGGCGAGCCCCCGCTCAGGAACAGGTAGCCCACCAGGGACACCACGCCGAGCATCAGCCCGAACAGCGGGCCCGCCACGGTGATGACCACGTCCCGCTTCCAAGGAAGGGGACCGGGGGTGTCGGTGGGGAGGGTGTGGCCGCCCAACCAGACGAGCGCGATGCTCGGCCGATAGCCGAAGAGGCGGCTGGCCAGGGCGTGCCCCAGCTCGTGGACCAGCACGGACACGAAGACGATGAGCATCCAGGAGAGGACGAACACCCCCATCGCGCTGGCCTGCCCCAGCGCGGGAGCCCCCGCGACCTGGGCGAAGGGCCAGCCGTTCTGGGCCGCTCGCATCGACGTGTACGCGATGATGGCGGAGACCAGCAGGTGGCTGGGGTGGACCTCGACGGGAATGCTCCCGAGACGAAAGCGGAACATGGGGATGGACCTTAACCGTTGAAGGGCGGTTGCGCAGTCCGGAGCGCACATCCCGCGACCGGTTCTTTCGATTCCGCTAGGTTCCCCAGGCCCCATGCTGCGACTCGGCCCCTTCACGCTCGCGAATCCCTACGTCCTCGCCCCCATGGCCGGCGTGTCCGAGATGCCCTACCGGGTGCTCGCCTTCCGCATGGGCGCCGCCCTGTGCCCCACCGAGCTCGTCAGCTCCCAGGGCCTGATGCGGGCCAATCAGCGGACCTTGATGTACCTGCGCTACGACGCCCAGGTGGAGAAGCCCTACTCGCTCCAGCTCTATGGAGGAGACCCCGAGGCCATGGGGCTGGCCGCCAGCGTCGGCAAGTCCCACGGCGCCCAGCTGCTCGACATCAACATGGGCTGCCCCGTGAAGAAGGTGACGAAGAACGGCGCGGGCAGCGCGCTGCTCGGCGACCCGCCCCGCGCCGCCGCCATCGTCCGCGCCATGCGCGAGGCCTCGGGTCTGCCCGTCACCTGCAAGATTCGCTCGGGCTGGGACGCCCGCTCCCGCAACTACCTCCAGATGGCGGAGGCCCTCCAGGAGGCGGGCTGCGCGGGGCTGGCCATCCACCCTCGCACCCGCGAGCAGGGCTACTCGGGCAGCGCCGACTGGAGCGTCATCACCGACGTGAAGCGCCACTTCCCCCAATTGCCCCTGTTCGGCAACGGCGACGTGAAGAGCCCCGAGGACGCGCGCCGGATGCTGGAGACCACCGGGTGCGACTTCGTGATGATTGGCCGCGCGGCCCTGGGCAACCCGTGGATTTTTCGCGAGCTGACCGGCGGCGAGCCGCCCACCCCCGAGGAGCGCTGCGCGCTGGTGCTGGAGCACTTCCACGCGCACCTGGCCTTCATGGGGGACCCGCTCGGCGCGGTGCGCTCGTTCCGCCGGCACCTGGGCTGGTACGCCCATGGCCTGGTGGGCGCGGCGGCCTTCCGGGCCCGGGCGAACGTCCTGGATGCGCCGGAGGCCGTCGCCGACGCGGTGCGCGCCTTCTTCGCCACCGCGGAGCGCGCCTCCCACGCGGGCGCGGCCTCCGAGGAGGAGCAGGACGTCGACTACCGGGCCGCGCTCGGTTGATGGCGCGGCACAGGCCCGGAACTTCTTACAGCGGGGCCACCAGCCTCTTCCCGGTGGCCACCTGCCGGAAGTAGTCGCACGCGGGCGTGGGCTTGCGCTCCAGCGTGTCGAAGTCCACGTGGTACAGGCCGAAGCGCGGGCCCCAGCCCTCCAGCCACTCGAAGTTGTCGAGCAGGCTCCAATAGAGGTAGCCCTGCACGTCCACGCCCTCGGCGCGGGCGGCGAGCACCTGGGCCAGGTGGGTGTGCAGGTAGTGGGGCCTGCGCGTCCCGCTCCGGTCGTCGATGCCGTTCTCCGTAATCCACACCGGCTTGCCGTAGCGCTTCACGTCGCGCAGCGTCTGGAGGAAGCCCTCGGGCCAGTCCTCCCAGCCGATGTCCGTCAGGCCCCGCCCCTGGGTGTCGCGGTACTTGAACTCGATGAACGGCGGCCGGGGCACGAAGCGCAGGTGCGCGCGGCTGTAGTAGTTCACCCCCACGAACTCCACCGAGTCGCGCGCCTCCGGGATGTCCACGCGGGCGGTGGCCACCCCCGGCATGTTCACCCGCAGCTTCCCGGTGGACAGCGCTTCATGGAAGGCGTGGTTGTAGGCCTGGGCCCCCAGCCGCACCAGCGCGCGGTCCAGCGGGTTCCACCAGCGGTCCGGCGCGAAGGCCAGCATGTTCTGGGAGATGCCCATCGGCACCCGGCCCAGCCGCTCGCCCAGCTCCCGCCGGGCCACCGCGTGCGCGCGCACCAGGTTCTCCATCGCCTTCATGGTGAGCGCCCCGTCGGCGATTCCCGGGGGGATGGCGCCCTGCAGGTAGCCGCCCAGCAGGAGCACCATGGGCTCGTTGAAGGTGATGACCCGCGCGTCCAGGCCCTCGAGCAGCGCCGCGCACCGGCGGGAATACCGGCGGAAGACCTCCACGCTCTCGGGCGAGTGCCACGGCGTCTCTCGGTGGAACCAGGTGGGGTGGGTGAAGTGGTGCAGCGTCACCACCGGCGTGAGGCCGCAGGCCTTCATCTTCAGGAGCCGCTCCCGGTACCCCTCGAGCGCCGCCTCGTCGAACTGCCCGCGCACAGGCTCGATGCGCGCCCACTCCAGGGAGATGCGGAACGCGGTGGCGCCCACCGCCGTCGCCAGCCGGTAGTCCTCCTCGTAGCGGTTCCAGTGGTCCACCGCCGGCCCGCAGCGCGCGTGGGGCTCCTTCAATCTTCCAGCGCGCTCCCACTCGGCCCAGTCGTTCTCGATGCCGCCCTCCACCTGGTACGCCGACGTCGCGACGCCGAAGGTGAAGTCCGCGGGGAAGGTGTGCTCGGAGGTCCTCATCGTGGCCGCGCACCGTAGACGCCGACCTCCATCGCGAAAAGCGCCGCGTGCCGCTCGGGCCTTTGCGCGCCAGCCGACAGTGCGTCCGCACGAGCGCGGCGACGAAGGCCTCCGTCGCGTCCGGAGCCGGAAATTCGGCCTCGCGCGCGATTCGGCGATGCGCCTCCGAAGTGTCCGCGAAGCGCCTTTCGACGACCTCGGCACCGCTCGATGCCGAAAAATCGGCCTCGCCGCGCGATGCAATACATCACCATGCGTTGACACACTGGTGTGTCGCCCGTACCATTCACTTCAAGCACTCACTTTCATCAGGAAGAGTGCAGGGCCCCGGTTGACTGGGGCCAAATCACATGGAGGGTTCTGATGGCCGCCAAGAAGAAGACCGCGAAGACCGCGAAGACCGCGAAGGCTAAGAAGACGACCACCCGCAAGACGGCTGGCAAGACCGCGACCAAGAAGGCCGCGGCCAAGAAGGGCGGCGCCCGTAAGACGGCGGCTCGCGCGAAGAAGCCCGCCGCCAAGAAGCGGTCGACCCGGGCGAAGAAGGCCAGCGCCACGACGGCCCCGGCCACGCCGGAGTCCTGAGCAACACGTCGTCATTCGCGGGCGTCGGTTGACGTCCGGTGAACGGCTCGGCGAGACCCGCCGGGCCGTTTTCTTTTGTCCGGACAGGAGGTTGCCCGTGTCGCTGCGTCCCGTGGAGCTCGCGCAGGTGGTGGCGGAGGTGGGCAAGCAGCTGACGGGCGCGGTGGCCCAGAAGGCCTGGTGCCCCCTGCCGAGGCTGGCCTACCTGGAGCTGCGGGTCCCCGGACGCTCCATCCTCCTCTGTCTGTGCGCGGAGGGAGATCTCGCCCGCGTCTCCGCCGCCACCTCCCGCTTCCCCACGCCCGGCGAGCCCGCCCCCTTCCAACGTTGGCTGCGCCACGAGCTCACCGGCGCGAAGCTCACCGGTGCCCGCTTCATGGAGGCCGAGCGCGTGGTGCAGCTCGACTTCGAGCGCGAGGAGGTGCGCCGCCACCTCGTCATGGAGCTGGGCTCGCCTGGGGGCCTGTTCCTTTCGACGGAGCAGAACCGGGTGCTGATGCTCTCGGGCGAGGGCTTCGGCCCGCGTCGCAACCTCTACCCGGGTGCTGCCTGGACGCCGCCGGAGCCCATGCCCGCCGAGGCGCTGGAGAAGGCGCTCAAGGTCGCCTCCCGCCTGGTGCCAACAGAAGGGGAGCCGCTCCCATATTCCCATGCGGCCGAGCGGCTGCTCGGCGCCAGAGACCAGCAGAGCCGCGCCGAGTCCATCCGCCGGCGCCTCGCGCAGCCGTACCGCGCCCGCCTCAAGCGCTCCTCGCGCACCTTGGAGAAGGTGAGGGCGGAGGCCGCGCGCGGGCCGGAGGCGGAGAAGCACCGACGGCTGGGGGAGCTGCTCGCGCAGAACCTCTTCCGCCTCAAGCGCGGCGCCACCGAGGTGACGCTCACCGAGTACACGGAAGCAGGCGCCCAGGAGGTCCGGGTGTCGCTGGACCCGAAGCGCACGCCCAAGGAGGAGGCGGACTGGCACTTCCACCAGTACCGGCGGCTCTTGCGCGGCGTGGAGCAGGCGCGCCACCGCGAGGCGGAGCTGGCGCGCGAGGTCGCCCACGCCCAGTCCGCGCTGGAGCAGGTGGAGCGCATGGACGAGGCGATGCTGTTGGCGCAGGTGGAGGTGCTGCACGTCTCCGCGGGGGGGGACGCGACGCCGGAGGGGCGGCCCTTCAAGGAGTACGTGGGTCACGCGGGCGCGCGCATCTGGGTGGGGCGCGGCTCGGAGGACAACGACACGCTCACCTTCAAGCTCGCCCGGCCCTGGCACCTGTGGCTGCACGCGCGCGGCGTGCCCGGCAGTCACGTGGTGCTGCCCCTGGAGAAGGGACAGGAGGCGACGCAGGAGGCGCTGCTGGACGCGGCGCACCTGGCGCTGCACCACTCGGGGGCGAAGGGCGAGCCCCGGGGTGAGGTCAGCTACGTGCCGGTGAAGTTCGTGCGCAAGGTGAAGGGCGGCGCGCACGGACAGGTGACGTTCACGCGCGAGAAGACCTTCGTGGTGCGCATGGAGCCCGAGCGGCTGGAGCGACTGCTCAAGTCCCGTCACACCGAGGTGCCCGCTCCGTGACGGATGCCGCCCCCGGAGTGTGAATCACCCGGGTGCGAGGGGCCGACGCGGTTGACGGGCTGACGGAGGGCAGGCGGGCAGGGGCCTGCGGCCTTGAGTCCGGAGCCTTGGCGGGTACGATGCGCGACGAGTGACCTCCGAGTTTTTCCGTCAGATGTCCCTGTTCCCACGCGGCCTCTCCGCGGCCAGTCGGGCCACGGCGGTGGCCGCGGAGCCGCGTGCCCCGGACGTCGTCGCGGAGCTCGAGGCGCAGCTGGCGCCCCCGGCGCCCCGTCCTCCTCCGCCCCGCAACCGGGTTCCGGAAGAGGCGCCGCGCATGCTCAACGTCTCCTCCACGCGCGAGGACATGTGGAACCGCGCGGAGTCGCTCGCGTGGCGGCTGAGCGCGGAGCTGGGGATGCCGGTGAAGCTGGCGGTGACGGACAACCGCTCCACCATGGTGTCCTTCCGTCGAGGGGGCAACGCGCTGCAGCTGCGCTTGCACCACATGTTCCTGGACGCGCCGGAGACGGTGGTGCGCGCGGTGGCGGACTACGCGGGCCGAGGCCACCGCACCGCGGGCGTGCTGTTGGACGAGTACATCCGGGGACAGCAGCCGCGCATCCGTCAGGTGCGGCGCGAATCCGACGCGGACCTGAACCCGCTGGGGCGCTGTTTCGACCTGCAGGCGCTTTACAACGGGGTCAACGCGACATTTTTCGACAACGTCATCCAGGCGCGCATCGGCTGGGGGCGCATGCCGCCCCGGCGGCGTCGGAAGTCCATCCGCCTGGGTGTGTACGACCATCAGACGCGGGAGATTCGCATCCATCCCGCGCTGGACAGGCCCGAGGTGCCGGCCTTCTTCGTGGAGTTCATCGTCTACCACGAGATGCTTCATCAGCTCTTCCCGAGCACGGGGCGGAGCGGGCGCCGCGTCCACCATCCGCGCGCCTTCCGGGAGCGCGAGCGCACGTACCCGCACTACGCGGCGGCGCTGCGCTGGGAGCGGGAGAATCTGGGCGTGTTGTTGCGCGGTTGATGGCTCTTCTGCTCGCTGGCTCATTTACCGGTTTACCGAGCGAAGCGACCCGTGGTGCGTGCTTGACGCATCCATGAGGTCCACCCATCCTCCCGAGCCATATGCGACGAGCGAAGATTGTCTGCACCCTCGGGCCCGCGAGTCAGAGCCAGGAGATGTTGGAGGCGCTGCTGGAGAACGGCATGGACGTGGCGAGGTTGAACTTCTCCCACGGCAGCCACGAGCAGCACGCGGAGAACATCGCCAAGCTGCGCGCGGCCTCGCTGAAGGTGCGCAAGGCGGTGGGCATCCTGGGTGACCTGCAGGGCCCGAAGATTCGCACGGGCCGCTTCACCAAGGGCAGCACGGAGCTGAAGGAGGGCGGCACCTTCCACATCACCACGGACGAGACGGTGCCGGGCACGGACGACATCGTGTCGACGACGTACCCGTTCCTGGCGGCGGACGTGAATCCGGGGGACCGCATCCTGTTGGATGACGGCCTGCTGGAGCTGAAGGTGCTCCACACGGACAAGCAGAAGCTCATCAAGACGGAGGTCATCCACGGCGGCACGCTGAAGAACAACAAGGGCATCAACCTGCCCGGCGTGGCGGTGCGCGCGGAGGCGCTGACGCCGAAGGACCGTGAGGACCTGGTCTTCGGCATCAAGGCGGGCGTGGACTACATCGCGCTGTCGTTCGTGCGGCAGCCCTCCGACCTGGACACGGCCCGTCAGGCGATGTCCGAGGTGGGCCGCATCGTGCCCATCATCGCCAAGCTGGAGAAGCCGGAGGCGATCGCGCGGCTGGACGCCATCCTGGACAAGACGGACGGGGTGATGGTGGCGCGCGGCGACTTGGGCGTGGAGATTCCGCCCGAGGAGGTGCCGGCGGTGCAGAAGGACATCATCCGGCGCTCCAACCTGCGCGGCCTGCCGGTCATCGTGGCGACGCAGATGTTGAACTCGATGATCGACAACCCGCGGCCCACGCGCGCCGAGGCGAGCGACGTGGCGAACGCGGTGTTCGACGGCGCGGACGCGGTGATGCTGTCGGGCGAGACGGCGAGCGGCAAGTTCCCCATCGAGTCCGTGCAGATGATGGAGCGCATCATCCTGGCGGCGGAGTCCTCGTCGCGGGTGCAGGGGCTGTCGCCGCGCATCGACGCGCCGCTGGGGGTGCCCTCGCACTTCCCGGACGTGATTGCCCGCGTGGCGTGCGAGGCGGCGAAGGCGAGCAACGCGTCGCTGATTGCGGCCTTCACCCTGTCGGGTGTGACGGCGCGGTTGTTGTCGCACTACCGGCCGACGGTGCCGATTGTCGCCTTCAGTCCGAACCAGGAGGTCCGTCGGCGGCTGGCGCTCCTGTGGGGCGTGGTGCCGCGGGTGCTCGAGCCCATCCAGGACACGGAGGCGATGGTGCGCCGCGTGGAGGAGGAGCTGCTCGCGCGCGGACTGGGTCGCAAGGGTGACCGCATCGTCATCGTGTACGGCGCGCCCGTGGGCCAGCCCGGGAAGATCAACAGCCTGCGGTTGCACACCATCGGCTGAGGTCTGGCGTTCTGTGGCACGGGGGCTCGCTGCTATGCGCGGCGGGCCCCGTTTGTTTTGCGCGAGGGGCCGCTACTTCGGCGCGTGCTTCAGGGCGTGGCGGGGAATCTCGGCCTCGACGAAGATCTTGAACAGCTCGCGGTCCAGCTGTCCGTTCTCCGTCTCCTTCTTGAGGATGTCGAGCGCGAGCGTGTGCGGCACGGCCTTCTTGTAGGGACGGTCGCTGGCGGTGAGGGCGTCGTAGATGTCGGAGATGGACATCATGCGCGACTGGACGGGGATGGTGCGCTCGGGGATGGCGCGGGGGTAGCCGGTGCCGTCGAGCTTCTCGTGGTGCGCGTACGCGATTTCGGGCACGCGGCGCAGGGCGCGCGTCCACGGAATCTGGGTGAGGAAGCGGTAGGTGTGCTCGACGTGGCTCTCGATTTCGCGGCGCTCGTCGGCGGAGAGGGTGCCGCGGGGGATGGAGAGCGACTGGATTTCGCGCGCCAGGAGCAGCGGCTGCGTCTGGCCCGCGTCGTCCTGGAAGTTCAGGTGGCCCAGTTCGGTGAGCCGCTCGAAGCCCCCCTGCGCCAGCACCGTGGGCCGGTTGCAGGTGAGGACGAACTCGAACACCTCGTGCAGGTGCTTGAGCTCGGTGTCGAGCCGCTCGGTCTCCTCGGCCTCGATCTCCGCGAGCGCCGAGTCCCCGCGCTTCTTCACCGCCTCGAACCGCCGCCGGTAGCTCTGCAGCTGCAGGTCCTTGCGAGCGAGCTGGAAGCGGGCCCGGAGCACCTCGAGCTCATGCGGATAGAGCTTCTCCGCCTTGACGAGGACGTTCTCGCGCACGCCCACCTTGCCGAAGTCGTGCAGGAGCGACGCGTAGCGCAGCTCCTGAATCTCCGTGCCGGAGAAGCGAGTCCGGGCGTACGGGCCCGTGGACTGGTGCTCCAGGGCCAGGGCCAGGGACACGGTGAGGTCGGCGACGCGGCCCGAATGTCCGGCCGTCGTCGGGTCCCGCTGCTCGATGGCGACGACGGACGCGGAGACGAACCCCTCGAACAGGCGGTTGATCTCCTCGTGGAGCAGGGCGTTCTCGATGGCGCCCGCGGCCTGCGCACCCAGGGCGAGCAGCAGCTCCTCGTCCTCGGCGTTGAAGGCCAGGTCATCGAGCTTGTTGAGGGCCTGGATGACGCCGGTGACGTCGCCATTCGCGTCGCGCATGGGGACGCAGAGGATGGTCTTCGTCTGGTAGCCGCTGGAGATGTCGAACGAGCGGTTGAAGCGCGTGTCCGCGTAGGCGTCGGGGATGTTGATGATGGTGCCGGTGTGGGCGACCTGTCCGGCGATGCCGCTGCCCACCGGGAGCCGGATTTCGTTCTTCGAGCCCTGGGCCACCTTGCTCCACAGCTCGTTGCGCTCGCGGTCCAGGATGAAGAGCGAGCACCGGTCCGCCTCCACCACCTTGGTGGCCTCGTAGAGGATGAGCGGCAGCAGCAGGTCCAGGTCCCTCTCGGCGCTCATGGCCTTGGCCACGTCGAGGATGGACGTCAGCTTCGCCAGGCGGCGGGTGAGGTCGGGCTGCGGCGGAGTCGGCTGCTGCGCGAGGGCGGAGGAGGGCACCGGGTGGCTCCGGGCGAGAAGAGTCCTGCGGTTGTGCAGGATTCCAAGGTTGTAACACGCCCAGGCAGGTGGTCGCCCTGGGCCCCGACCTACTTGGTTTTCTGCTTTAGAGCGGACGTCGGGGAATTCCTTCGCTGTTGGGGTGACGGGGGGCGGGGTAAGTAGCGGCCCCATGCGCCGCCGCCCTGTTCGAATCTCTCCCTCGCTCTTGTCTTCAGACTTCGGCCGTCTGGCCGAGGAGGTCCGCGACATCGAAGCCGCGGGTGCCGATTGGATTCACGTCGACGTGATGGATGGGCGCTTCGTGCCGAACCTCACGATTGGGCCGGTGGTGGTGGAGGCCATCAAGCGGGCGGCGACGAAGCCGTTGGACGTGCACCTGATGATTGTGGAGCCGGAGAAGTACGTGGAGGCCTTCGCGAAGGCGGGGGCGGACGTGCTGACGGTGCACGTGGAGGCGAGCCCTCACCTGCACAGGACGCTGCAACAGATTCGTCACGCGGGGGCGAAGCCGGCGGTGGTGCTGAACCCGAGCACGCCGTTGTCGGCCATCGAGGAGGTGCTGGGGGACGTGGAGATGGTGTTGTTGATGAGCGTGAACCCGGGGTTCGGCGGGCAGGGGTTCATCGAGTCGACGGTGGACAAGGTGCGCCGGCTGCGCGCGATGTTGGACGCGCGGGGGCTGTCCACGGACATCGAGGTGGACGGGGGCATCAACGCCGAGACGGCGAAGAAGGTGGTGGAGGCGGGGGCGACGGTGTTGGTGGCGGGCAGCTACGTCTTCGGGGCGAAGGACCGGGCGGCGGCCATCCGTTCGCTCCGGGGGTGACGGCGGGTCAGGCCCGGGTGCGAGCCACGGTGGTGGCGAGTCGGGCGACGCGGGTCATGAAGGTGGGGTCGAAGGGCTTCACCTCGTAGTCGTCGGCGCCGAGCTCGAAGCAGACGTGGCGGGTGAACTGGTCCTCGACGCCGCTGAGGATGATGACCTTGCACTCGCGGGTGGCGGGGTCCTGCTTGAGCTGGGCGAGCAGGTCGCGGCCATCCTGGTGCTGGTTGATGTCCAGGATGATGACGGCGGGCCGGTGGAGGCGGGCCAGCTCGAGGACGCGTTCCGACGTCGTGTCCGAGATGCACGTCAGGCCGGACCGCTTCGCCTCCCGGGCGAGGGCCGACACGATGAGCGGTTCATCATCGGAGATGAGGACGACGGGGGGCATGTTCGTTTGGAGCTGCACGGCCAACTGCCTTCTCGGCCCAAGGGGGACTGGTGAATATATCCGGAACTACCGGAATGTCAGGACAATTGTAAGAGGGGGTGGAGGGCGAGGGGAGGGGCGAGGGTCTTTTCGGACCGCAGGAGGGAGGGGAGCGGGGGCGGGGGAAAGAAAAGGTGATCCGAGGACGTTGACTCAGCCGTGTGGCTCGGGTACTACCGCCGCACTTTCGCCGGTCCCGAGGAGTACCCGCCGGCGGACGGACATATCGGGGAGTGGCTCAGCCTGGTAGAGCACTTGGTTCGGGACCAAGGGGTCGCAGGTTCAAATCCTGTCTCCCCGACCACGTAGAAAGCCCTGGGGTTTCGCGGACTTCCGCTGAAACTCCAGGGCTTTTGTTTTCCAGCCACCGCCACCGCGAGCAGTCCGGAGCGGGCTCGACCCGGATTGGGCCGGGCCTTCGTTGTTCGTCAGTGGGGTGGGACTTAGAGTTCCTGGGCCATGGCGACCAAGGAAGACCTCCTCTCGGATGTGCTGCGACTCCCTCCCGAGGAACGTGCGGAGGTCGCCCACAAGCTCCTGCTCAGCTTGGAAGAAGGGGCCGGGGATTCGGACGCACAAGCCGCCTGGTCCGTGGAACTGGAGCGCCGAGCTCGTGACGTTCTCGATGGGCGCGTGAAGACGGTTCCCTGGGAGCAGGTCGAGGAGCGCATGCGTGCGCGCCTTAGTCATCGGCGGTGAAGGTCCGTCTCGAGTTCCACCCTGACGCGGTTGCGGAGGTGGAGTCGTCGATGGACTGGTACGAGGGCCAGAGAGCGGGTCTCGGGGACGAATTCTTCGCGGAGCTTCGTCAGGGGCTCCAGGTGATCGCTGAGTCTCCTCGCGTGAACCCTCCCTGGACTGGTGGGCGAGTGATGGACGTGGGAGTGAGGCGATTGCGGATGGAGCGCTTCCCATTCGTGTTGCCCTATCTCGTGGTGGAGGACCTCGTGGTGGTGCTCGCTGTCGCGCATGTTCGCCGCCGGCCGGGGTATTGGCTGCCGCGTGCGAGGTCATTTCCTCAGCGCTGAATCAGCGACTCTTTCTCCACGGGCTA
It encodes the following:
- a CDS encoding NFACT RNA binding domain-containing protein, with translation MSLRPVELAQVVAEVGKQLTGAVAQKAWCPLPRLAYLELRVPGRSILLCLCAEGDLARVSAATSRFPTPGEPAPFQRWLRHELTGAKLTGARFMEAERVVQLDFEREEVRRHLVMELGSPGGLFLSTEQNRVLMLSGEGFGPRRNLYPGAAWTPPEPMPAEALEKALKVASRLVPTEGEPLPYSHAAERLLGARDQQSRAESIRRRLAQPYRARLKRSSRTLEKVRAEAARGPEAEKHRRLGELLAQNLFRLKRGATEVTLTEYTEAGAQEVRVSLDPKRTPKEEADWHFHQYRRLLRGVEQARHREAELAREVAHAQSALEQVERMDEAMLLAQVEVLHVSAGGDATPEGRPFKEYVGHAGARIWVGRGSEDNDTLTFKLARPWHLWLHARGVPGSHVVLPLEKGQEATQEALLDAAHLALHHSGAKGEPRGEVSYVPVKFVRKVKGGAHGQVTFTREKTFVVRMEPERLERLLKSRHTEVPAP
- a CDS encoding GAF and HD-GYP domain-containing protein, which encodes MPSSALAQQPTPPQPDLTRRLAKLTSILDVAKAMSAERDLDLLLPLILYEATKVVEADRCSLFILDRERNELWSKVAQGSKNEIRLPVGSGIAGQVAHTGTIINIPDAYADTRFNRSFDISSGYQTKTILCVPMRDANGDVTGVIQALNKLDDLAFNAEDEELLLALGAQAAGAIENALLHEEINRLFEGFVSASVVAIEQRDPTTAGHSGRVADLTVSLALALEHQSTGPYARTRFSGTEIQELRYASLLHDFGKVGVRENVLVKAEKLYPHELEVLRARFQLARKDLQLQSYRRRFEAVKKRGDSALAEIEAEETERLDTELKHLHEVFEFVLTCNRPTVLAQGGFERLTELGHLNFQDDAGQTQPLLLAREIQSLSIPRGTLSADERREIESHVEHTYRFLTQIPWTRALRRVPEIAYAHHEKLDGTGYPRAIPERTIPVQSRMMSISDIYDALTASDRPYKKAVPHTLALDILKKETENGQLDRELFKIFVEAEIPRHALKHAPK
- a CDS encoding glycoside hydrolase family 1 protein, producing the protein MRTSEHTFPADFTFGVATSAYQVEGGIENDWAEWERAGRLKEPHARCGPAVDHWNRYEEDYRLATAVGATAFRISLEWARIEPVRGQFDEAALEGYRERLLKMKACGLTPVVTLHHFTHPTWFHRETPWHSPESVEVFRRYSRRCAALLEGLDARVITFNEPMVLLLGGYLQGAIPPGIADGALTMKAMENLVRAHAVARRELGERLGRVPMGISQNMLAFAPDRWWNPLDRALVRLGAQAYNHAFHEALSTGKLRVNMPGVATARVDIPEARDSVEFVGVNYYSRAHLRFVPRPPFIEFKYRDTQGRGLTDIGWEDWPEGFLQTLRDVKRYGKPVWITENGIDDRSGTRRPHYLHTHLAQVLAARAEGVDVQGYLYWSLLDNFEWLEGWGPRFGLYHVDFDTLERKPTPACDYFRQVATGKRLVAPL
- a CDS encoding addiction module protein, translating into MATKEDLLSDVLRLPPEERAEVAHKLLLSLEEGAGDSDAQAAWSVELERRARDVLDGRVKTVPWEQVEERMRARLSHRR
- the rpe gene encoding ribulose-phosphate 3-epimerase — its product is MRRRPVRISPSLLSSDFGRLAEEVRDIEAAGADWIHVDVMDGRFVPNLTIGPVVVEAIKRAATKPLDVHLMIVEPEKYVEAFAKAGADVLTVHVEASPHLHRTLQQIRHAGAKPAVVLNPSTPLSAIEEVLGDVEMVLLMSVNPGFGGQGFIESTVDKVRRLRAMLDARGLSTDIEVDGGINAETAKKVVEAGATVLVAGSYVFGAKDRAAAIRSLRG
- the dusB gene encoding tRNA dihydrouridine synthase DusB, whose translation is MLRLGPFTLANPYVLAPMAGVSEMPYRVLAFRMGAALCPTELVSSQGLMRANQRTLMYLRYDAQVEKPYSLQLYGGDPEAMGLAASVGKSHGAQLLDINMGCPVKKVTKNGAGSALLGDPPRAAAIVRAMREASGLPVTCKIRSGWDARSRNYLQMAEALQEAGCAGLAIHPRTREQGYSGSADWSVITDVKRHFPQLPLFGNGDVKSPEDARRMLETTGCDFVMIGRAALGNPWIFRELTGGEPPTPEERCALVLEHFHAHLAFMGDPLGAVRSFRRHLGWYAHGLVGAAAFRARANVLDAPEAVADAVRAFFATAERASHAGAASEEEQDVDYRAALG
- a CDS encoding response regulator; this translates as MPPVVLISDDEPLIVSALAREAKRSGLTCISDTTSERVLELARLHRPAVIILDINQHQDGRDLLAQLKQDPATRECKVIILSGVEDQFTRHVCFELGADDYEVKPFDPTFMTRVARLATTVARTRA
- the pyk gene encoding pyruvate kinase, whose translation is MRRAKIVCTLGPASQSQEMLEALLENGMDVARLNFSHGSHEQHAENIAKLRAASLKVRKAVGILGDLQGPKIRTGRFTKGSTELKEGGTFHITTDETVPGTDDIVSTTYPFLAADVNPGDRILLDDGLLELKVLHTDKQKLIKTEVIHGGTLKNNKGINLPGVAVRAEALTPKDREDLVFGIKAGVDYIALSFVRQPSDLDTARQAMSEVGRIVPIIAKLEKPEAIARLDAILDKTDGVMVARGDLGVEIPPEEVPAVQKDIIRRSNLRGLPVIVATQMLNSMIDNPRPTRAEASDVANAVFDGADAVMLSGETASGKFPIESVQMMERIILAAESSSRVQGLSPRIDAPLGVPSHFPDVIARVACEAAKASNASLIAAFTLSGVTARLLSHYRPTVPIVAFSPNQEVRRRLALLWGVVPRVLEPIQDTEAMVRRVEEELLARGLGRKGDRIVIVYGAPVGQPGKINSLRLHTIG
- a CDS encoding site-2 protease family protein — protein: MFRFRLGSIPVEVHPSHLLVSAIIAYTSMRAAQNGWPFAQVAGAPALGQASAMGVFVLSWMLIVFVSVLVHELGHALASRLFGYRPSIALVWLGGHTLPTDTPGPLPWKRDVVITVAGPLFGLMLGVVSLVGYLFLSGGSPALDFFLRTFAGANFIWAIFNMLPVLPLDGGRLVNTLSMRIFGPRRGMVVSQGLALLVCVAVVGYSLSTGWLFAGIFFAMYGYQAFRMLTEALGSSASATLSSGAMENPLAQKLREGKFALDSGRMDDARRLGAQVLEGGDALTAELASHAHHLLGWVALKEGQGRQALDHFSQVQGLQVEPHAVAASFSLVGDDARALDWWKQAWQTSSDRTVMHEYAGTLIRLGRAPEALKLPGVEPAAAYSCAERVLFIRGAYSEAAAVGEAALDHAPSASIAYDAACAHARARNVTEAMRMLRRASELGFRDAGYAASDSDLTALHGQPAFEEWLTELKQSVAS